Genomic window (Tardiphaga sp. vice304):
CATCGTCAGCGACTTCGCCGGTCGCCGCGGCGATTTCCTGCGCGACATGTCGGTCTGGGTAAAGGAGGGCAAGGTGAAGTACAAGGAGTTCGTCACCGAAGGCCTCGACAGCGCGCCGGAGGCCTTCATGGGCCTGCTCAAGGGCAAGAATTTCGGCAAGCAACTGGTGCGCGTCGGGCCGGACAAAGTTTAACGCCGAGCGCTGTCGTCGTCACCTGCCGGCCTCTCCTCCGTCATTGCGAGGAGCGAAGCGACGCGGCAATCCAGAAGGCCACAAGCGAAGAACTGGATTGCTTCGTCGCAAGGTCTCCTCGCAATGACGGGGAAGGCCGGCGTGGGGGCCGCCTCGAATTGTCATCCGCCGGCGCGGGGTCTATAGCTCGCGCTTCGCCGCGCAGGAGAGATGTCGATGACGGTTCAAATGGTATTGCTGCCGGTCTTCGTGCTGGTGTTTCTGACGCTCGGACTTTTTTTCTGGACCGGACGGGGCGGGGCGGCGACGCGCAATGAGGCGTCGGAGGCCACCAATCACGCCTCGCAGCTCGATCTGTTGTTCTATGCACTGATCGCGATCGGCCTGCCGTTGCGAAAAATCGATCTGGTGCTGGTCTGCCTGTCCTGGGTGTTCGTCGTGACGCGCTTCCTGCACGCCGGTATTTATGTCGCGGGCAACAGCCGCTCGCAGGCTTGGCTGGCCGGTGCCCTGGTGCTGCTGGCGATGTGGTTCTACTTCGCGCTGCGCATGCTGTTGCTGATCTGAAGCGCGCGCCGCTCCTTCTTCATTGTTGAAAGACTGCCATGACTCCCGCCGCAAAACTCTCCGCCGCGATCGAACTGATCGAGGCCATCGACACCCAGCGCGTGCCCGCCGCCAAGGCGCTGAAGGAGTGGGGCACTGCGCACCGCTACGCCGGTTCCGGCGATCGCGCCGGCATCGCCGGGTTGGTGTGGGACGTGCTGCGCCGTCGCGCCTCCAGCGCCTGGATCATGAACAGCGACACGCCGCGCGCCCGCGTGCTCGGCATGCTGAAGGCCGAGCGCAAGATGGACGTCGAGGCGATCGCCGCATTGTGCGATGGCGGCCGGTTCTCGCCGGAGCCATTGAGCGACGCCGAGCTAGCCGCACTGTCGTCGCGCACGGTCGATGACGCCCCGGCGCATATTGCCGGCGACTACCCGGAATGGCTCGACGGCCATCTGACCGCCGTGTTCGGTGACAACCGCGTCGCCGAAGCCACCGCGATGGCCAGCCGCGCGCCGCTCGATCTGCGCGTCAACACGCTGAAGGCCAAGCGCGAGAAGGTGCTGGGCTCGGTCAAGCATCTCGGCGCTGTGGAGACGCCGTGGTCGCCGATGGGGCTGCGGATCGATCTCGGCGCCGATGCCCGCAATCCCGGCATTCATGCCGAGGAAGATTTCATCAAGGGCGCCATCGAGGTGCAGGACGAGGGCTCGCAGCTCGCAGCCCAGCTGTCGGGCGCCAAGCCCGGCGAGCAGGTGATCGACCTCTGCGCCGGCGCCGGCGGCAAGACGCTGGCGCTGGCGGCGATGATGCAGGGCAAGGGCCGGCTGATCGCCACCGACAGCGACAAGCGCCAGCTCGCGCCGATCCATGAGCGGCTGTCGCGCGCGGGCGTGCACAATTGCGACATCCGCACCCCGAAGGGCCCGGACGACACATTGTCCGACATCCACGCCTCGGCCGATCTCGTCGTGATCGACGCGCCATGCACCGGCACCGGCACCTGGCGCCGCAACCCCGATGCCAAGTGGCGAATGCGCCCGGGCGCGCTCGAGGTCCGGATCAAGGACCAGATCGAGGTGCTGGAGCGCGCGGTGCCTCTGGTGAAGGCCGGCGGCCGCATCGCCTACATCACCTGTTCGGTGCTGCCGCAGGAGAACAACGAGCAGATCCGCGGCTTCCTTGCCCGTCACCCGGATTTTTCCGTGGTGCCGGCCGAGCAGGTGATTTCGGTGCTGTGGGACAAGGCGGAAGCCTTTGCCGCCGCGACCTACCAGAGCCCGGAAGGCCTGCTGATGACGC
Coding sequences:
- a CDS encoding MAPEG family protein, giving the protein MTVQMVLLPVFVLVFLTLGLFFWTGRGGAATRNEASEATNHASQLDLLFYALIAIGLPLRKIDLVLVCLSWVFVVTRFLHAGIYVAGNSRSQAWLAGALVLLAMWFYFALRMLLLI
- a CDS encoding RsmB/NOP family class I SAM-dependent RNA methyltransferase gives rise to the protein MTPAAKLSAAIELIEAIDTQRVPAAKALKEWGTAHRYAGSGDRAGIAGLVWDVLRRRASSAWIMNSDTPRARVLGMLKAERKMDVEAIAALCDGGRFSPEPLSDAELAALSSRTVDDAPAHIAGDYPEWLDGHLTAVFGDNRVAEATAMASRAPLDLRVNTLKAKREKVLGSVKHLGAVETPWSPMGLRIDLGADARNPGIHAEEDFIKGAIEVQDEGSQLAAQLSGAKPGEQVIDLCAGAGGKTLALAAMMQGKGRLIATDSDKRQLAPIHERLSRAGVHNCDIRTPKGPDDTLSDIHASADLVVIDAPCTGTGTWRRNPDAKWRMRPGALEVRIKDQIEVLERAVPLVKAGGRIAYITCSVLPQENNEQIRGFLARHPDFSVVPAEQVISVLWDKAEAFAAATYQSPEGLLMTPRRTGTDGFFVSVLARKKAD